In Phaeobacter porticola, one DNA window encodes the following:
- a CDS encoding TRAP transporter permease: protein MTSDVQGNRPLTEEELQDLVASSDAGARNPVGSVGLFLAIVAVIWSVFQVVLASPVSNLLLPGSVVNNSRQIHLAFAIFLAFAAYPALKSSPRHYIPIQDWIMSIVGAIIALYGYIFYQKVVNSGGLADDTDKWVALIGLLLLFEAARRALGPAMAIIACIFLAYVFFGSSDWVPEVIRWKGASLKKAMSHMWITSEGVFGIALGVSTKFVFLFVLFGALLDKAGAGNYFIKMAFGALGHLRGGPAKAAVVGSAATGLISGSSIANVVTTGTFTIPLMKRVGFSSEQAGSVEVASSVNGQIMPPVMGAAAFLMVEYVGISYVEVITHAFLPAAISYIALVYIVHLEAVKRNMPTLGNRVVSMGRTIGGMAAFFAGFAALCYGIQYPIKAITAAIPGASGLVLSLLVVAAYLGLLWLAAGTDDLVPDDPNAAEVELPVVGEIYKAGLHYLLPIIVLVYFLMIEQKSPGLSAFWATALLFVILLTQKPLKALFRGQSTLAHSFLDGVHDLWNGLIDGARNMIGIALATATAGVIVGTVTLTGVGQVMSELVELMSGGNLILMLIMVGLLSLVLGMGLPTTANYIVVSSLMAGVVVELGAQSGLVVPLIAVHLFVFYFGIMADVTPPVGLASFAAAAVSGGDAIRTGFVAFFYSLRTVALPFVFIFNTDLLLIDVTWVQGILVAISATIAILAFTAGTMNYFLTRNRIYESVLLVLVAFALFRPDFFMNRLMPPFASTDPAALVETVATAPAGSELRITVEGPDFDTGEQKTTTLILPVADGGDGQAQVDGFGLMLLPEDGVVKLDEPMFGTPAQSGMDSFDFYADEPVRLLSVQAPADQLPKELIFIPALLLLAMIAFLQRARASKEGVPA, encoded by the coding sequence ATGACATCCGATGTTCAAGGAAATCGACCGCTTACCGAAGAAGAGCTACAGGACCTCGTCGCATCCTCCGATGCCGGCGCACGCAACCCGGTTGGGTCGGTTGGGCTGTTTCTGGCGATTGTCGCGGTAATATGGTCGGTCTTTCAGGTGGTGCTGGCCTCGCCAGTTTCTAACCTGTTGCTGCCCGGCAGCGTGGTCAACAACTCACGCCAGATTCATTTGGCCTTTGCAATCTTCCTCGCCTTTGCGGCGTATCCCGCGCTGAAATCCAGTCCACGTCACTACATTCCGATCCAAGATTGGATCATGTCCATCGTCGGAGCAATTATCGCGCTCTATGGTTACATTTTCTACCAGAAAGTCGTGAATTCCGGCGGGCTTGCCGATGATACGGACAAATGGGTAGCCCTGATCGGACTGTTGTTGCTGTTCGAAGCGGCACGTCGCGCGCTGGGGCCGGCCATGGCTATCATCGCCTGTATTTTTCTTGCCTATGTATTCTTTGGCTCCTCCGACTGGGTGCCGGAAGTCATCCGCTGGAAAGGCGCGAGCCTGAAAAAGGCGATGAGCCATATGTGGATCACCTCCGAAGGGGTCTTTGGCATTGCGCTGGGTGTCTCCACAAAATTCGTGTTCCTCTTCGTGCTGTTCGGCGCACTTCTGGATAAGGCCGGGGCTGGCAATTACTTCATCAAGATGGCCTTTGGCGCGCTTGGTCACCTGCGTGGTGGTCCCGCCAAGGCCGCTGTTGTTGGCTCTGCCGCTACCGGTCTGATTTCCGGCTCTTCCATCGCCAATGTGGTGACCACCGGCACCTTCACCATTCCCTTGATGAAGCGGGTGGGCTTCAGTTCGGAGCAGGCCGGTTCGGTCGAGGTCGCCTCCTCGGTGAATGGCCAGATCATGCCGCCCGTCATGGGGGCTGCGGCCTTCCTGATGGTGGAATACGTCGGCATTTCCTATGTGGAGGTGATCACCCATGCCTTCCTGCCGGCCGCGATTTCCTACATTGCGCTGGTCTATATCGTCCATCTTGAGGCGGTGAAGCGGAACATGCCCACGCTGGGCAACCGCGTGGTGTCTATGGGGCGGACCATCGGCGGCATGGCCGCGTTTTTCGCGGGGTTTGCGGCTCTTTGCTACGGCATTCAATATCCCATTAAGGCGATCACCGCCGCGATCCCCGGCGCCTCTGGCCTTGTGCTGTCGCTATTGGTCGTTGCAGCCTATCTGGGGCTATTGTGGCTGGCGGCCGGGACCGATGATCTAGTGCCTGATGACCCAAATGCAGCTGAGGTCGAGCTGCCAGTGGTAGGCGAAATCTACAAGGCGGGTCTGCACTACCTACTGCCAATCATCGTCTTGGTCTACTTCCTGATGATTGAGCAGAAGTCGCCGGGTCTGTCCGCGTTCTGGGCGACGGCACTGCTGTTTGTGATCCTGCTGACGCAAAAACCATTGAAGGCGCTGTTCCGGGGGCAAAGCACTTTGGCGCACAGCTTCCTTGATGGGGTGCATGATCTGTGGAACGGGCTGATTGACGGCGCGCGCAATATGATCGGCATTGCCCTGGCCACGGCCACGGCAGGCGTCATTGTTGGCACTGTGACGCTGACCGGCGTTGGTCAGGTGATGTCGGAACTGGTGGAACTGATGTCCGGCGGTAACCTGATCCTGATGCTGATCATGGTCGGCCTTCTGTCGCTGGTGCTGGGCATGGGGCTGCCTACCACCGCCAACTACATCGTTGTCAGTTCGCTGATGGCCGGCGTTGTGGTAGAACTTGGCGCGCAGTCGGGACTGGTGGTTCCACTGATTGCCGTGCATCTCTTTGTGTTCTACTTCGGCATCATGGCGGATGTGACACCGCCTGTGGGTCTGGCCAGCTTTGCTGCCGCTGCGGTGTCGGGGGGCGATGCCATTCGCACCGGCTTTGTGGCGTTCTTCTACAGCCTGCGCACCGTGGCGCTGCCCTTCGTCTTCATCTTCAACACCGACCTGTTGCTGATTGATGTGACTTGGGTGCAGGGCATTCTGGTGGCGATTTCTGCGACCATCGCCATTCTGGCCTTCACTGCAGGTACGATGAACTACTTCCTAACCCGCAACCGCATCTATGAAAGCGTGTTGCTGGTGCTGGTCGCCTTTGCCCTGTTCCGCCCGGACTTCTTCATGAACCGGCTGATGCCTCCGTTCGCCAGCACGGATCCGGCGGCATTGGTGGAAACCGTGGCCACGGCCCCAGCCGGTAGCGAGCTGCGGATCACCGTGGAAGGGCCGGATTTCGACACCGGTGAGCAGAAGACCACAACGCTGATCCTGCCCGTCGCTGATGGTGGCGATGGTCAGGCACAGGTTGATGGGTTTGGCCTGATGCTCCTGCCTGAGGATGGTGTGGTCAAACTGGACGAACCGATGTTCGGCACGCCCGCGCAGTCGGGCATGGACAGCTTCGACTTCTACGCCGACGAACCGGTGCGCCTGCTGAGTGTACAGGCCCCGGCAGACCAGCTGCCCAAGGAATTGATCTTCATCCCGGCGCTGCTGCTATTGGCGATGATCGCCTTCTTGCAGCGCGCACGGGCCAGCAAGGAAGGAGTCCCGGCATGA
- a CDS encoding TAXI family TRAP transporter solute-binding subunit, which produces MTNTKLAVSALVATAFMAPAAMAEEFITIGTGGVTGVYYPTGGAICRLVNKTRKEHGIRCSVESTGGSVYNINTIREGELEFGVAQSDWQYHAYNGTSKFEDQGAFEGLRAVFSVHPEPFTVVARADAGVTSFDDLKGKRVNIGNPGSGQRGTMEVLLEAKGWGMDSFALATELKAAEQSAALCDNQIDAMVYTVGHPSGSIQEATTACDSVLVTVDGEAVEKLIADNSFYRTATIPGGMYRGSDADVGTFGVGATFVTSDQVSDEAVYTVVKAVFENFDDFKKLHPAFANLKPEEMATAGLSAPLHPGAAKYYKEQGWVE; this is translated from the coding sequence ATGACCAACACCAAGCTGGCCGTTAGCGCCCTTGTAGCAACTGCCTTTATGGCGCCTGCTGCCATGGCAGAAGAATTCATCACAATTGGTACCGGCGGTGTAACCGGCGTGTACTATCCGACCGGTGGCGCGATCTGCCGTCTGGTCAACAAGACCCGCAAAGAGCACGGCATCCGCTGTTCCGTGGAATCCACTGGCGGCTCTGTCTACAACATCAACACCATCCGCGAAGGCGAGCTGGAATTTGGTGTGGCGCAGTCCGACTGGCAGTACCACGCTTACAACGGCACCTCCAAATTCGAAGATCAGGGCGCCTTTGAAGGTCTGCGCGCGGTGTTCTCCGTGCATCCCGAGCCCTTCACCGTTGTGGCCCGCGCGGATGCCGGCGTGACCAGCTTTGACGACCTCAAAGGCAAGCGCGTCAACATTGGCAACCCTGGTTCCGGCCAGCGTGGCACCATGGAAGTGCTACTGGAAGCCAAAGGCTGGGGCATGGACAGCTTTGCGCTGGCAACCGAGCTGAAAGCGGCCGAACAGTCCGCAGCGCTCTGTGACAACCAGATCGACGCGATGGTCTACACCGTTGGCCACCCCTCGGGTTCCATTCAGGAAGCCACCACCGCCTGTGACTCCGTTCTGGTGACTGTTGATGGCGAAGCCGTTGAAAAGCTGATCGCCGACAACTCCTTCTACCGGACCGCAACCATCCCCGGTGGCATGTACCGTGGCTCTGACGCGGATGTCGGCACATTCGGTGTGGGCGCGACCTTCGTCACCTCCGATCAGGTCTCCGACGAGGCGGTTTATACCGTGGTGAAAGCGGTCTTTGAGAACTTCGATGACTTCAAAAAGCTGCACCCGGCATTCGCCAACCTCAAGCCTGAGGAAATGGCAACCGCAGGCCTGTCCGCGCCGCTGCATCCCGGTGCTGCGAAATACTACAAAGAGCAGGGCTGGGTAGAGTAA
- a CDS encoding FAD binding domain-containing protein — protein MEYHRPSSFAEAAELAASAKGVTRVLAGGTDVLVQMRADIVTPDTLIDIKSIKGARDIRQEDDGSWTIGAAVAGAEMSEHPALCAAWPGVVEAMDLIGSTQVQGRATLAGNLCNASPAADSVPAMVAAQATVSITGPNGDRSAAAVDIPSAPGKTTLAPGELITAVHLPATQPRQGDAYLRFIPRTEMDIAVVGCGVWLRLEGDTIAEARVALGAVAPTVLLVEACADALIGSTLDDAALDRLATAASDACTPISDKRGTVAFRTQVAGVMARRAAEIAYTRAKGDTV, from the coding sequence ATGGAATATCACCGACCCAGCAGTTTTGCCGAGGCGGCAGAGCTGGCGGCCTCAGCCAAGGGTGTGACCCGTGTGCTGGCCGGCGGCACCGATGTGCTGGTGCAGATGCGGGCCGATATCGTGACCCCGGATACGCTGATTGATATCAAGTCAATTAAGGGGGCGCGGGACATCCGGCAGGAAGACGATGGCAGCTGGACCATCGGCGCCGCCGTGGCTGGGGCCGAGATGAGCGAGCACCCTGCCCTGTGTGCTGCCTGGCCCGGTGTGGTCGAGGCCATGGATCTGATTGGTTCAACCCAAGTACAAGGCCGTGCCACGTTGGCTGGCAATCTGTGCAATGCCTCGCCAGCGGCGGACAGCGTGCCGGCTATGGTCGCCGCGCAGGCGACCGTCAGCATCACCGGCCCAAACGGAGATCGCAGCGCCGCTGCTGTGGATATTCCCTCAGCCCCCGGAAAAACCACGCTTGCCCCCGGTGAGCTGATCACTGCCGTGCATCTGCCCGCCACTCAACCGCGTCAGGGCGATGCCTATCTGCGGTTCATTCCGCGCACCGAAATGGATATTGCAGTTGTTGGTTGCGGCGTCTGGCTGCGACTGGAGGGTGACACCATTGCGGAGGCGCGTGTTGCACTGGGCGCTGTTGCCCCGACGGTGCTGCTGGTTGAGGCCTGTGCCGATGCGCTTATTGGCTCCACGCTGGACGACGCGGCGCTTGACCGACTGGCCACCGCCGCCTCCGATGCCTGCACTCCGATCTCTGACAAACGCGGCACCGTTGCCTTTCGCACGCAAGTCGCGGGCGTGATGGCGCGCCGCGCTGCCGAAATCGCCTATACCCGTGCCAAGGGAGACACAGTATGA
- a CDS encoding (2Fe-2S)-binding protein — MSSKIHVSATINGDAVDYLCDPRETLLDVLRDRLNLTGAKEGCGTGDCGACSVTLNGRLVCSCLVLGVEAEGQEIATVEGIAPDETLHPLQQKFIDHAALQCGICTPGILVAAKSLLEKNPDPSETEVRYWLAGNLCRCTGYDKIIRAVMDAAAEMREAS, encoded by the coding sequence ATGAGCTCGAAAATCCACGTCTCGGCCACCATCAACGGCGATGCGGTCGACTATCTCTGCGACCCGCGCGAAACCCTGCTGGATGTGCTGCGTGACCGGTTGAACCTCACGGGCGCCAAGGAAGGCTGCGGCACGGGTGACTGCGGGGCCTGTTCGGTCACCTTGAACGGTCGGTTGGTCTGTTCCTGCCTTGTCCTCGGGGTTGAGGCCGAAGGCCAAGAGATTGCCACGGTCGAAGGTATCGCGCCTGACGAAACACTGCATCCGCTGCAACAGAAATTCATCGACCACGCCGCGCTGCAATGCGGGATCTGCACGCCAGGTATTCTGGTCGCGGCCAAATCTCTACTGGAGAAAAATCCGGACCCCAGCGAGACCGAAGTACGCTATTGGCTGGCCGGCAATCTGTGCCGCTGTACCGGCTATGACAAGATCATTCGCGCCGTGATGGACGCGGCAGCAGAGATGCGGGAGGCATCATAA
- a CDS encoding xanthine dehydrogenase family protein molybdopterin-binding subunit encodes MALDQRKTDFTQVGTRPNRPDGLDKVTGKARFGADVTAPGMLFGAILRSPHAHARIKHIDTSKAEALNDVKAIVTRADFSDAIQPAPGLEGEQWNVLENVMAGDTALYDGHAIAAVAATSALAARDALKLIEVEYEVLPHVTDVDKAMAKDAPVIREGAADYSVPDGMHPNVVRYHESGHGDVEAGFAKADLVVEEHFVTEATHQGYIEPHACLAQLGQDGKGELWCCTQGHWYVQKNCAALLGIETSQLRVTASEIGGGFGGKTTVFIEPVALALSRKSNRPVKLVMSRPEVFRATGPTASTSMDIKIGMTADGIITAAQGTFRLQGGAFPGAPADMTAMCAFAPYDLQHVQQVGYDIMSNRPKQAAYRAPGSPMAAYAVESVIDALCRKLDLDPVDVRLKNAAREGTKASYGPKFERIGLVETLEAAKAHPHYGAPLKPGQGRGISCGFWFNHGGETSVSLSLSEDGTCQISVGTPDIGGSRASMALMAAEVLGIPYESIRVTIADTATLGYNDVSHGSRVTYASGLATIKAAEDAVAKLSKRAAAKWGIPEDAVKWEDGHAVPSGPNAGNFDPLPLAEITHDMGQTGGPISGHFEATPEGAGVSFATHIVDAEVDPETGKTAVTRYTVIQDAGKAIHPTYVEGQFQGGAAQGIGWALNEEYIYGEDGRLQNAVFLDYRIPVASDLPMIDTVIVEVPNPGHPFGVRGVGETSICPPLAAIANAVSAAAGVRLHALPMSPPRILAALEQQRASNS; translated from the coding sequence ATGGCTCTGGATCAACGAAAAACCGACTTCACCCAAGTGGGAACCCGCCCCAATCGCCCCGATGGTCTGGACAAGGTCACTGGCAAGGCGCGCTTTGGCGCCGATGTGACCGCACCGGGGATGTTGTTTGGCGCCATCCTGCGCAGCCCCCATGCCCATGCCCGGATCAAACATATCGACACCAGCAAGGCTGAGGCGCTGAATGACGTAAAGGCGATTGTCACCCGCGCCGATTTCTCCGACGCGATCCAGCCCGCTCCCGGACTGGAAGGTGAACAATGGAATGTGCTTGAAAACGTGATGGCAGGCGATACCGCGCTTTATGATGGTCATGCCATTGCTGCGGTTGCCGCCACCTCTGCCCTCGCCGCGCGCGATGCGCTGAAGCTGATCGAGGTTGAGTATGAGGTGCTGCCCCATGTGACTGATGTCGACAAGGCCATGGCCAAGGATGCGCCGGTGATCCGCGAAGGGGCAGCCGATTATTCCGTGCCAGACGGGATGCACCCCAATGTGGTACGCTATCACGAAAGCGGCCATGGCGATGTCGAGGCGGGTTTTGCCAAGGCCGATCTGGTGGTGGAGGAGCATTTCGTCACAGAGGCCACGCATCAGGGCTATATTGAACCACACGCCTGTCTGGCCCAGCTGGGACAGGACGGCAAAGGTGAGCTGTGGTGCTGTACGCAAGGCCACTGGTATGTGCAAAAGAACTGTGCGGCGCTGTTGGGCATTGAGACATCACAGCTGCGTGTCACCGCCTCGGAAATCGGCGGCGGTTTTGGCGGCAAGACCACGGTGTTCATCGAACCTGTCGCCTTGGCCCTGTCGCGCAAGTCCAATCGTCCGGTGAAATTGGTGATGAGCCGCCCGGAGGTGTTCCGCGCCACCGGCCCCACCGCCTCGACCTCCATGGACATCAAGATTGGTATGACAGCGGATGGTATCATCACCGCAGCACAGGGCACCTTCCGCCTACAGGGCGGGGCCTTTCCGGGTGCGCCTGCGGATATGACCGCCATGTGTGCCTTTGCGCCCTATGATCTGCAACATGTTCAGCAGGTCGGTTATGATATCATGAGCAATCGTCCCAAACAGGCCGCCTACCGGGCGCCCGGCTCGCCGATGGCGGCTTATGCGGTGGAATCCGTGATTGACGCGCTATGCCGCAAACTGGATCTCGACCCTGTTGATGTCCGATTAAAGAACGCCGCCCGCGAGGGCACCAAAGCCTCCTACGGGCCAAAGTTCGAACGCATCGGTCTGGTGGAAACGCTAGAGGCCGCCAAGGCGCATCCTCACTATGGTGCCCCGCTGAAACCGGGTCAGGGGCGCGGGATCTCCTGCGGGTTTTGGTTCAATCACGGGGGCGAAACCTCTGTTTCGCTGTCGCTGTCAGAGGATGGCACCTGCCAGATCTCTGTCGGGACACCGGATATCGGCGGCTCTCGTGCCTCCATGGCGCTGATGGCGGCAGAGGTTCTGGGCATTCCCTATGAGAGCATCCGTGTCACCATCGCCGATACCGCAACGCTGGGATACAATGATGTCTCCCACGGCAGCCGGGTGACCTATGCCAGCGGTCTGGCCACGATCAAGGCGGCAGAGGATGCCGTGGCCAAGCTCAGCAAACGCGCGGCGGCCAAATGGGGCATTCCTGAGGATGCTGTCAAATGGGAAGACGGCCACGCCGTACCCTCTGGTCCGAATGCAGGCAATTTTGACCCGCTACCACTGGCTGAAATCACCCATGACATGGGCCAGACCGGTGGACCGATCTCAGGCCATTTTGAAGCCACCCCCGAAGGGGCCGGTGTCTCCTTTGCCACGCATATCGTCGATGCCGAAGTCGACCCGGAAACCGGCAAAACCGCCGTGACGCGCTACACCGTCATTCAGGACGCGGGAAAGGCGATCCACCCCACCTATGTGGAGGGGCAGTTTCAGGGTGGCGCCGCACAGGGTATCGGCTGGGCGCTCAATGAGGAATACATTTACGGCGAGGATGGCCGGTTGCAGAATGCGGTCTTCCTCGACTACCGGATCCCCGTCGCCTCTGACCTGCCGATGATCGACACGGTGATTGTCGAAGTACCAAACCCTGGTCATCCCTTTGGCGTGCGCGGTGTCGGCGAGACATCAATTTGCCCGCCTCTCGCTGCCATTGCCAATGCAGTTTCTGCGGCGGCGGGTGTACGGTTGCACGCTCTGCCGATGTCGCCACCGCGTATTCTGGCGGCATTGGAACAGCAGCGCGCCAGTAACAGCTAA
- a CDS encoding MoaD/ThiS family protein, which yields MASEHIKTSQSAGTPRLTVHLWSGLRRFAEGQELVEVEATTIGAMIAALKSAYPALAPALDAGVSVAVDGRIIAASLDEPLAPENEIYLMQRLRGG from the coding sequence ATGGCGTCCGAGCACATCAAAACAAGTCAGAGCGCGGGGACACCGCGCCTGACCGTTCACCTTTGGTCTGGTTTGCGGCGTTTTGCCGAGGGCCAAGAGTTGGTAGAGGTTGAGGCAACAACAATTGGCGCGATGATTGCGGCGCTTAAATCTGCCTATCCGGCACTTGCCCCGGCCTTGGACGCAGGCGTATCCGTGGCTGTGGATGGCCGTATCATCGCAGCCAGTCTGGATGAGCCGCTCGCCCCTGAGAATGAAATATATCTGATGCAGAGACTACGCGGCGGCTAG
- the mtnA gene encoding S-methyl-5-thioribose-1-phosphate isomerase: protein MKINGTHYRSLWWDEDQSVLMIIDQRWLPHEFRIQPVATLDEFATAIVEMRVRGAPLIGATAAYGMALAADLDPSDNALKAAWEQLNATRPTAINLRWALNRCMETLTPLPEEDRAKAALKLAHAIADEDVEINRRIGTYGLTLIRDIAAKKPAGEPVRLLTHCNAGWIATVDWGTATSPMYQAHDAGIPIHVWVDETRPRNQGALTAWELGSHGISHSYITDNAGGHLMQHGQVDLVITGTDRTTRQGDVCNKIGTYLKALAAHDNGVPFYVALPSPTIDWTVTDGVAEIPIEDRDSREVSHVQGVLDGGDIGLAQVTPEGTNCGNPAFDVTPNRLVTGLITERGICDASATGLAALFPDLIRKAG from the coding sequence GTGAAAATCAACGGCACGCATTATCGTTCGCTCTGGTGGGATGAGGATCAATCGGTTCTGATGATCATTGATCAGCGCTGGTTGCCGCATGAATTTCGCATCCAGCCCGTTGCTACATTGGACGAGTTTGCCACCGCGATTGTCGAGATGCGGGTGCGTGGTGCGCCGCTGATCGGGGCCACGGCCGCCTATGGTATGGCGCTGGCTGCGGATCTGGATCCGTCCGACAACGCATTGAAGGCCGCCTGGGAACAGCTCAATGCCACCCGCCCCACCGCGATCAATCTGCGCTGGGCGCTGAACCGATGCATGGAGACGCTGACCCCTCTGCCTGAGGAAGACCGCGCAAAAGCGGCGTTGAAGCTTGCCCATGCCATCGCCGATGAGGATGTCGAAATCAACCGACGCATCGGAACCTACGGGCTGACGCTGATCCGTGATATCGCGGCCAAGAAACCTGCAGGTGAGCCAGTGCGCCTGCTGACCCATTGCAATGCCGGCTGGATCGCCACTGTTGACTGGGGCACGGCCACCAGCCCGATGTATCAGGCGCATGATGCCGGTATCCCCATCCACGTCTGGGTCGACGAGACCCGCCCGCGCAATCAGGGCGCGCTGACCGCTTGGGAGTTGGGCAGCCATGGTATTAGCCACAGCTACATCACGGACAATGCCGGGGGCCATTTGATGCAGCACGGGCAGGTTGATCTGGTGATCACCGGCACTGATCGTACCACTCGTCAGGGCGATGTCTGCAACAAGATCGGCACCTACCTGAAGGCGCTGGCCGCGCATGACAATGGGGTGCCTTTCTATGTTGCCCTGCCCTCGCCCACCATCGACTGGACAGTGACTGATGGCGTTGCTGAAATCCCGATTGAGGACCGCGACAGCCGCGAGGTCAGCCATGTGCAAGGCGTGCTTGATGGCGGAGATATCGGTCTGGCACAGGTCACCCCCGAAGGTACGAACTGCGGAAATCCGGCCTTTGACGTGACGCCCAACCGACTGGTGACCGGGCTGATCACTGAACGCGGGATCTGCGATGCCTCGGCCACGGGACTTGCGGCACTGTTCCCCGACCTCATCCGCAAGGCGGGGTGA
- a CDS encoding class II aldolase/adducin family protein, protein MTDIAPEDSNTLRQSIIDACLEMNRNGINQGTSGNISLRIAGGEMLITPSGIPYEAMTPEMIVRMSVVGSPDPQDGQPAPSSEWQFHQALLSAKPEAMAVVHAHPVNCCALAVNHMPIPACHYMVAAFGGHDVPLADYALFGSSELSNHVVAAMANREGCLMANHGAICTGDTLARAMWRMAELEHLAATYIRARSIGTPRLLSHAQIDEALAAFTSYGLKQD, encoded by the coding sequence ATGACCGATATTGCGCCCGAGGACAGCAACACGCTGCGCCAGTCGATCATTGATGCCTGTCTGGAAATGAACCGGAATGGCATCAATCAGGGCACCTCAGGCAATATCTCGCTGCGGATCGCTGGGGGTGAGATGCTGATCACCCCATCCGGCATCCCCTATGAGGCGATGACCCCGGAAATGATTGTGCGGATGTCGGTGGTCGGCAGCCCGGATCCGCAGGATGGCCAGCCTGCCCCCTCTTCCGAGTGGCAATTTCATCAGGCGCTGCTCTCAGCCAAGCCAGAGGCGATGGCCGTCGTCCATGCCCACCCGGTGAACTGCTGCGCCCTTGCAGTAAACCACATGCCTATCCCGGCCTGCCACTATATGGTGGCAGCATTTGGCGGGCATGATGTTCCGCTCGCCGATTATGCGCTTTTTGGCAGTTCAGAGCTGTCGAACCATGTGGTCGCGGCAATGGCAAACCGCGAGGGGTGCCTGATGGCGAACCATGGCGCCATCTGCACAGGCGACACACTGGCGCGCGCCATGTGGCGGATGGCCGAGCTGGAGCATTTGGCGGCAACTTATATTCGCGCGCGCAGCATTGGCACGCCAAGGCTGCTCAGCCACGCGCAGATCGACGAAGCGCTGGCGGCATTTACGAGTTATGGCTTGAAACAGGATTGA
- a CDS encoding dipeptidase produces MTDPLIFDGHNDLLLRLHNRDVSPGKDGFQGDGGQQIDLTKARHGGFGGGFFAIYVPDVVSIDMRDEMSSDSYDLPLSQEISWSEAAPVALSQAAILYQLERDGALKICRSTNDIRSCLANGVMAAVLHMEGAEAIDPDFHVLEVLYQAGLRSLGPVWSRPTRFGHGVPFRFPGSPDTGPGLTADGKRLVQRCNQLGVMIDLSHLNEAGFWDVAELSDAPLVATHSNAHALTPHSRNLTDRQLHAIRDSDGMVGLNFAVAFLREDGRMDADTPLDRMLRHIDHLITQLGEDRVGFGSDFDGATVPKDIETVAGLPALRTALRQHGINDDLLKKLCHGNWLRVLDATWGDL; encoded by the coding sequence ATGACTGATCCTCTGATTTTCGACGGCCACAACGATCTATTGCTGCGATTGCATAATCGCGATGTTTCTCCCGGCAAAGACGGGTTCCAGGGTGATGGCGGGCAGCAAATTGACCTTACCAAAGCGCGCCACGGCGGCTTTGGTGGCGGCTTCTTTGCCATCTATGTGCCTGACGTTGTCAGCATCGATATGCGTGACGAGATGTCGTCAGACAGCTATGACCTCCCCTTATCCCAAGAAATCAGCTGGTCCGAAGCCGCCCCCGTGGCCCTGTCACAAGCGGCAATCCTGTATCAGCTGGAACGCGACGGTGCGCTGAAAATCTGCCGCAGCACGAATGATATTCGCAGTTGTCTCGCAAATGGCGTGATGGCAGCGGTTCTGCACATGGAGGGGGCCGAGGCAATTGATCCGGATTTCCATGTGTTGGAGGTGCTCTATCAGGCGGGCTTACGCTCTCTCGGCCCGGTCTGGAGCCGCCCGACCCGGTTTGGCCATGGTGTGCCGTTCCGCTTTCCGGGATCACCTGATACCGGGCCAGGTCTGACGGCGGATGGCAAGCGGCTGGTGCAGCGCTGCAATCAACTGGGTGTGATGATTGATCTCTCCCATCTGAATGAGGCTGGGTTCTGGGATGTTGCGGAGCTGAGTGACGCGCCGCTGGTGGCCACGCATTCCAACGCCCATGCTTTGACGCCCCACAGCCGCAATCTGACCGACCGCCAGCTGCATGCCATCCGTGACAGCGATGGCATGGTTGGTCTCAACTTTGCCGTGGCCTTCCTGCGGGAAGATGGGCGCATGGACGCTGATACGCCGCTTGATCGCATGCTGCGCCATATCGACCACCTGATCACCCAACTTGGGGAGGATCGGGTGGGTTTCGGCTCGGACTTTGATGGCGCCACAGTGCCAAAGGACATCGAAACCGTCGCGGGTCTCCCCGCCCTTCGCACCGCCCTGCGTCAGCACGGCATTAATGATGACCTGCTGAAAAAACTGTGCCACGGCAACTGGTTGCGGGTCCTAGATGCGACCTGGGGCGATCTCTGA